A region of the Blastocatellia bacterium genome:
TACCTGTCATCCGGCAAAGATACGTGGCCAGCCGAGCCAGCTCGTTAGCCAACCTTCCTGCTTGTCCCTGATCGAGCCAGGTAATGAAGGTACCACTGGCGAAGCCGGCTGCTGGAGACAGAGCCGCTTGTGAGCCTCGGGCGCCAAATGCGGCCTCGAAGATTGGCAGCGGCACTTGGCCAGGCAGACCCTGATTGGAGAAGTTCGCGCCACGGCCTTGCGCCCGACTGATGGCCAGGTTGTTCTGGGCGTTCCTGAATTCTTGCAAGAATCCGTTCTCGAAGATGTTCACCTCGTTGATATTGAACGAGCGCCAGAGCTTCGTCCCGCGATTGCCCACATAGCGAGCTTCGACCACCATATCCTTGGTCAGCTCGCGCTGCCAACCAAACGACCACGACTGCACGTAAGGCGTCCGGATGTTCGGGTCAAAAGCCAAGAAGCTGACGCCGCCGAATGTGAACGCCGATTGGGGCGTCGGGAAGCTGAAGCTGGTGGGGAACTGCCGGAACGCCGGCAGCCGGTCCCGCAACGATAATCCGCCCGCCGTGAAGTCCGATCCGCCCGTGAGTGTGATGGACTGTGTCAGACCGGGACTGCCTCCGGCAAAGTCGGCGAAGTGCGCCAAACCTTCGCGCGTATACGCGATCGAATAACCACCTCGCAATACCGATTGGCCTTGCCCACCAAACAAGAACCTCAGGACGGGATTCTCCACCCGTGGATTCCAGGCCAGGCCGAAGCTCGGCGCCGGGTTGACGAAGTCGCGTTTGTAGACGTTCTTCGAGCGCAAATAAATCTGCGGATTCGTGACGCCCGCTAGGACGCCTGGCCGGAACAGATTGCCCACACCCGAGACGCCCCACAAATCCTGGAACGTAGGACTGGTGAAGATGTCATTCTGGTTGTACACCGCTCCCTGGAATTGCCAGCGCAGTCCGTAGTTGAGCGTCAAGCTCGGCGTGGCGCGCCAGGAGTCCGTGAAGTATAGCCCGAACTCGTTCTGCCGCGCACGCCGCACAAGCGGTGCCAGGTTGACATATTGCTTGGAGTTCTCGTCCACATTGCGGGTGCCGGAAATCGAAGAAATTCGCCCAGTCAGCAACGCATAAAGCGCCCGAGCATTAGCCAGGTCTGTTGTGCTGATGTTCGGCAAGTTTGTGGCACTCAACGGTGTGGCCACTGGATCACCGCCGATCACCCCGAATGACACCGTAGGAACACCGGCACCGAGGAATGAATTATCGAGCCAGCTCACAATGGTGGCCGCTCCGCCAAAGTTCCAGGTGTGCTTGCCGCGCACCACGCTCAGGTTATCCTGGATGCTATAGGCCGGCGTGTTCCGGCTTGAGGGGAGCGACCGGGAAGTACCAGCCAGTCCGGGCCGCGCATGCAGGCTCTGCAGGTCCAGTGGCCAGAGGATGCGCAAGCCTGCCGGGTAGATCTCCGCACCTGACTCAGGGAAGAATTGTACCGGAGCCCCCTGCAAGCCAAAGCGGAATTCATTAGCAATACTGGGCGTCACTGCCCATTGTAAAGCCGTCGTTACCGAGAAGCGGTTTGAGTATTGACCAGCTGGCTTACCGAGGCCTGGGAAGGTCGGGTCCATGTTATTAAGTGTGTCGGGGAAGGACGAGAAGTAGTTGTAATGCCATGTGCCATACCACCTTACCTTGTCGGTGATATGATAATCCATCCGCAACGTTGGGAAGCGCCGCAACTGATTGCTAGGGGCCTCAAACCGGTAACGCTGGCGGAATAAATCAAAGGCGCTGATTGCCCCGCGCCCTCGTGCGCCGTTGATTTCCCCTAGCATGCTGGCCACAGTTGGGTCAATAGTGCTGGGGAAGCCCGCTGCGCCAGCAATCTGGAGCAAGTTGGCCGTGCGCTCGGCCCCATCGGTCCCGCGATAGCGGAAGATACCGGTAGCGGCTTCAGGCGTCAGGATCAAGTTCTCCCGTGGACGTGACTCTGGCAAACGAAATTCTTCATAGTTGAAGAAGAAGAAGATCTTGTCCTTCCAGATCGGTCCGCCGACATTGCCGCCAAATACGTTGAGCAGGTTTCGGGGTCGGCGCAGGCCGCGTGCGTTGTTGAACCAGGTGTTGGCATTGAGCGCGTCATTGCGATGATCCCAGAACAGAGTGCCGCGCCAGTCATTTGTACCCCGACGGGTGACGAACTGAATCTGAACCGCTCCTTCACCGGCGGCATCGGCGCCGGCTGTTGCCGTCGTTACCGTGACCTCTTCAACGGCATCTAGTCGCGGGCGGATGAGCGTGAACATGCCGCCGCCAAAGGCGCTTTTGAGCAGGTTATCCTGGACATTGACGCCGTCCATCGAGATGTTGATCGCGCCTTTGGGTAAGCCAAGGAACGTGCTTTGACGAGCCGTGCCGCCCTGTTGAGCGCCCGGCATCAACATCACGAAGTCGAGCGTATCACGGTTATTCAACGGTAAGCCCCGAATGATGTCACCGCGCACGGTCGTCTCAATCGTGGTTGAGCTTCGCTCTAAAATCGCAGCCCCCTCAGTGACTTCGACAATTTCGGTCACTTCTCCCACTTCGAGTGTGACGGTCACATTAGTCGTGCGTGCAGCATCCACTTTCAGACCTGAGTAGACGCCGGTGCGAAAGCCCGGCATGCTCACCGTGATTTTGTAAGTGCCCGCCTGGAGGTTCAAAAAGACGAACCCACCATCGGGATCCGATTGCCTTGTCTGTGTAGCACCGGTAGCTTCATCTTCTAATTTCACGTTAGCACCGGCAATAACAGCTCCTGCCGGGTCCTGCACGGTGCCGACGATCTGGCCAACAGGACGAACCTGAGCCCAAGCGACCGGCGCCCACACCAACATGATCAAGACCGCAACGAGTTTGAATGCGGTCCCGGGTTTAAACACCACTGATGTGAGTTGCCTCATAATGTGTTTCTCCTTTCCCTGGGAATTCATTGCCTCGCCGGTTAGAGCGGTTTTCTGCCCTTGGCCTGGGGGCCCCGCGTCTTGCCGACTAAAGGCACGCTGGGCGTGCACCCCAGGATAGACGCATTCACAAACCACTCTAATGTCTGGCAAGACTACCAATGATTGCTGTGCAACTTCTGTGCCACTAACGGATAAAAAAGCAAGTGATTGAAAATACGGCTGCTTAAAATGGGGTCAACATTGGGAGCATCCAATTTTTTGGAAATCTTTCCAAAAATATGTTCGTCACCATTCTAACATCGGTTACATGCAGTGGCTTTTGGTCCTGGAGAACGTCCGGGGAGTCCGCTGAGCCTGACCCCGGGTGAGGCTCTCTCACTACTTCAGCGCCGATTGGCAGAGCGACCAATTTTTGGCTGCAAATACAAGCACAATCCGCTTTTGTGAAGGGGGAGTAATTTGGACGTCGTTGAGATGAGTTTGCTCTATCATTTGATCTGAGGTCCTGCTGCTGCTCGACCGTTCACTCCGAAATCTTGTCGTTTGATAGCAGGTTGAAGTTTGATGGCTCGTTGAGTATGATGACTGCCCCTGGCTCACTACGAGGCTGTCACCGTTTATGAAACCAACTTATGTTTTGGCACTCGATCAAGGCACCACCAGCTCACGTGCTATTCTGTTTGATCGTCAAGGCGTGCCGGTGGCTATTGAAGCCGAACCGCTCCGTCAAATCTATCCACAGCCGGGTTGGGTTGAGCATGACCCGAATGAAATCTGGCGCTCCCAACTGACTGTAGCTCGACGAGTCTTACAAAACGCTGGCGTTACGCCTAGTAGCATCGCTGCCATCGGCACCACCAATCAGCGTGAAACAACCATTGTCTGGGACCGACAAACAGGCATGCCAATTGCCAATGCCATCGTTTGGCAATGTCGGCGCACAGCGCCGCTGTGCGAAGAACTCAAACGCAGTGGAGTGGATCAACAGATTTCTGAGAAAACAGGCTTGCCGATGGATGCATATTTCTCCGCGACGAAATTACGCTGGATATTGGATCATGTGCCCAACGCGCGCGCCAGAGCCGAAGCGGGTGACCTGTTGTTCGGGACAGTGGATAGTTGGTTAATTTATCAATTGAGCGGTGGTCGTCTTCACATCACCGACCCATCAAATGCTTCGCGCACGCTGCTGTTCAACATCCATGAGCGACGATGGGATGATGAGCTATTGGCGCACTTCGATATTCCGCGACACATGCTTCCTGAGGTGAGATCGTCGAGTGCGTATTATGGCGAAGCTTGCGCTGATTTGCTTGGCGCCGGTATTCCGTTGGCCGGCTGCGCCGGCGATCAGCAGGCCGCTTTGTTCGGGCAAGCGTGCTTTGAGGCGGGGATGGTCAAGAACACCTACGGAACCGGCTGCTTTGTGTTAATGACGACAGGTTCCAAGGCGATTGCTTCATCGTCGGGGCTACTGACGACAGTTGCCTGGGAGCTCGATGGTCAACTCGAGTATGCTCTTGAAGGCAGCGTGT
Encoded here:
- a CDS encoding carboxypeptidase-like regulatory domain-containing protein, whose protein sequence is MRQLTSVVFKPGTAFKLVAVLIMLVWAPVAWAQVRPVGQIVGTVQDPAGAVIAGANVKLEDEATGATQTRQSDPDGGFVFLNLQAGTYKITVSMPGFRTGVYSGLKVDAARTTNVTVTLEVGEVTEIVEVTEGAAILERSSTTIETTVRGDIIRGLPLNNRDTLDFVMLMPGAQQGGTARQSTFLGLPKGAINISMDGVNVQDNLLKSAFGGGMFTLIRPRLDAVEEVTVTTATAGADAAGEGAVQIQFVTRRGTNDWRGTLFWDHRNDALNANTWFNNARGLRRPRNLLNVFGGNVGGPIWKDKIFFFFNYEEFRLPESRPRENLILTPEAATGIFRYRGTDGAERTANLLQIAGAAGFPSTIDPTVASMLGEINGARGRGAISAFDLFRQRYRFEAPSNQLRRFPTLRMDYHITDKVRWYGTWHYNYFSSFPDTLNNMDPTFPGLGKPAGQYSNRFSVTTALQWAVTPSIANEFRFGLQGAPVQFFPESGAEIYPAGLRILWPLDLQSLHARPGLAGTSRSLPSSRNTPAYSIQDNLSVVRGKHTWNFGGAATIVSWLDNSFLGAGVPTVSFGVIGGDPVATPLSATNLPNISTTDLANARALYALLTGRISSISGTRNVDENSKQYVNLAPLVRRARQNEFGLYFTDSWRATPSLTLNYGLRWQFQGAVYNQNDIFTSPTFQDLWGVSGVGNLFRPGVLAGVTNPQIYLRSKNVYKRDFVNPAPSFGLAWNPRVENPVLRFLFGGQGQSVLRGGYSIAYTREGLAHFADFAGGSPGLTQSITLTGGSDFTAGGLSLRDRLPAFRQFPTSFSFPTPQSAFTFGGVSFLAFDPNIRTPYVQSWSFGWQRELTKDMVVEARYVGNRGTKLWRSFNINEVNIFENGFLQEFRNAQNNLAISRAQGRGANFSNQGLPGQVPLPIFEAAFGARGSQAALSPAAGFASGTFITWLDQGQAGRLANELARLATYLCRMTGNRLAACAARGFDAAGPLPPNFFQVNPDGANNTVGMLTNGSFSTYHGLQLELRRRMAQGLMLNANYSFSKSLTDLYADAASSFSSFHTLRNTKMNKGPSPWDLRHTFVTHWVYELPFGPGRKWSTENAAFNKLIEGWDFLGVVRIQSGRVFRLTSGRWTVNQSDSGVILRGMTIRELRKLIKVRKDPGSRDIFFVPSNLIGADGRSNRAILDVPTTPGEFGSYIYLTGPRFVKPDLSIIKKTRVNERINVEFWTEFFNAFNYQNFLIGGPTAAGITHSIDSTDFGRTTEFFNDLGNQDPGPRMIQFRIRVNF
- the glpK gene encoding glycerol kinase GlpK, whose translation is MKPTYVLALDQGTTSSRAILFDRQGVPVAIEAEPLRQIYPQPGWVEHDPNEIWRSQLTVARRVLQNAGVTPSSIAAIGTTNQRETTIVWDRQTGMPIANAIVWQCRRTAPLCEELKRSGVDQQISEKTGLPMDAYFSATKLRWILDHVPNARARAEAGDLLFGTVDSWLIYQLSGGRLHITDPSNASRTLLFNIHERRWDDELLAHFDIPRHMLPEVRSSSAYYGEACADLLGAGIPLAGCAGDQQAALFGQACFEAGMVKNTYGTGCFVLMTTGSKAIASSSGLLTTVAWELDGQLEYALEGSVFVAGAALQWLRDRCKFFVDMSETEAMARSVPDTGGVFFVPAFVGLGAPYWDMQARGVIVGLTQVTEPAHIVRAALEAMAYQSRDVLECLQADAAMPIKSLRVDGGASANNFLCQFQADILGLPVERASVQETTALGAALLAGLAVGFWGDKHDVASLWRADRIFTPAMSANERDKLYAAWKQAVVRAGGWSAVVM